A genomic stretch from Erwinia sp. E_sp_B01_1 includes:
- a CDS encoding LysR family transcriptional regulator yields the protein MSTSRLPNLKLLTIFATVARCQGYSRAQQELNMTLPAISGYMSELEQQLGFVLCQRGRGGFSLTARGEQYLQHSLQLLGTLSDFERKVEGLKTEQGGVFSLGVVDSVSTDNQLGLAESINQFSERFPGVYLNLSVRDPNELQQKVLDNRLDLAIGHFPVNVNNLVTVPLHHEQHWLYCSDSHQLYARPEPEATELHQYGFVTRSYWNQAELARRGFKASAASVESIEAQLILILSGNYIGYLPEHCALPWVEKGRLKKLSPHQFSYQAPFSLIFRRGRSREMLIRAFRDMVKLRVVPLH from the coding sequence GTGAGCACCAGTCGTCTTCCCAATCTCAAGCTGCTGACCATCTTCGCCACCGTTGCCCGCTGTCAGGGCTACTCCCGTGCGCAGCAGGAACTCAATATGACCCTGCCAGCAATAAGCGGCTATATGAGCGAGCTGGAACAGCAGCTCGGCTTCGTGCTCTGCCAGCGCGGACGCGGGGGCTTTTCGCTGACGGCACGCGGCGAGCAGTATCTTCAGCACAGCCTGCAATTGCTCGGCACGCTTTCTGACTTTGAACGCAAGGTGGAAGGGCTGAAAACGGAGCAGGGCGGCGTTTTCTCTCTGGGCGTGGTGGACTCCGTTTCCACCGATAATCAGCTGGGGCTGGCAGAAAGTATTAATCAGTTCAGCGAGCGGTTCCCCGGAGTTTACCTCAACCTCTCGGTGAGAGATCCCAATGAGTTGCAACAGAAAGTGCTGGATAACCGGCTTGATCTGGCGATCGGGCATTTTCCGGTAAACGTCAATAATCTGGTAACGGTGCCCTTGCATCATGAGCAGCACTGGCTTTACTGCAGTGACAGCCATCAGCTTTATGCCCGGCCAGAGCCGGAAGCGACAGAATTACATCAGTATGGTTTTGTCACCCGCAGCTACTGGAACCAGGCTGAGCTGGCACGGCGGGGTTTCAAAGCGAGTGCGGCCTCGGTCGAAAGCATTGAGGCGCAGTTGATTCTGATCCTCTCCGGTAACTACATCGGTTATCTGCCGGAGCATTGTGCGCTGCCCTGGGTGGAAAAAGGGCGGTTAAAAAAACTTTCGCCGCACCAGTTCAGCTATCAGGCACCTTTTTCGCTGATATTTCGCCGGGGCCGTAGCCGTGAGATGCTGATCAGGGCCTTTCGCGACATGGTGAAACTGCGAGTCGTACCGCTTCATTGA
- a CDS encoding iron-containing alcohol dehydrogenase family protein: MSEQNLVFPARILRGAGVIHQLGEICRELGQRALLIGGHQALKAVEPQVRRQLADAEVELAGCEWFGGETSLKQISRLGELAKSLNVEVIIAAGGGKSLDTCKAVGAEHNIPVITVPTIAATCSAVTPLSIRYDDHGNFHDIFPLPQAPAAVIIDSELLAKAPLRWLAAGLGDTLAKWYEFRAVSQRHPPVDASAKSSLAHSLICYEVIAQHGPKACEAVRKNLPDHHLDQALDVIFTFAGLTSLMSNGAHAAAAHAIYEGFTFCDKTREYGHGLLVGYGNLCLLALENRSDEELLEEMALARACGVPLSLTAIADLTEQELAVIVRESVHAPDMENMAEPVTEALLYQAIARVEALSVSL, encoded by the coding sequence ATGTCTGAACAAAATCTGGTTTTCCCTGCACGCATACTGCGTGGCGCAGGCGTAATACATCAGCTCGGTGAAATCTGTCGCGAACTGGGGCAGCGCGCCCTGCTGATTGGCGGGCATCAGGCACTGAAAGCCGTTGAGCCTCAGGTCCGGAGACAGCTTGCCGATGCAGAGGTTGAGCTGGCAGGCTGCGAATGGTTTGGTGGCGAAACTTCCCTGAAGCAAATCAGCCGCCTGGGCGAGCTGGCAAAGTCGCTGAACGTTGAGGTGATCATTGCCGCCGGCGGCGGGAAATCGCTGGATACCTGCAAAGCGGTGGGGGCGGAGCATAACATTCCGGTGATTACTGTTCCAACCATCGCCGCCACCTGCTCAGCCGTTACTCCGCTGAGCATCCGCTATGATGACCACGGCAATTTCCACGATATCTTTCCGCTTCCTCAGGCACCTGCGGCAGTGATCATCGACAGCGAACTCCTGGCCAAAGCCCCGCTGCGCTGGCTGGCTGCCGGGCTGGGCGATACCCTGGCCAAATGGTATGAGTTCCGCGCTGTCAGCCAGCGCCATCCGCCGGTCGACGCCAGTGCCAAATCCTCGCTGGCCCACAGCCTGATTTGCTATGAAGTGATTGCGCAGCATGGCCCAAAAGCCTGTGAAGCAGTGCGTAAAAATCTGCCGGATCATCATCTCGATCAGGCGCTGGATGTGATTTTCACCTTCGCCGGGCTGACCTCTTTAATGAGTAACGGTGCGCATGCGGCGGCGGCCCATGCCATTTATGAAGGCTTTACCTTCTGCGACAAAACCCGCGAATATGGTCATGGTTTGCTGGTGGGCTATGGCAATCTCTGCCTGCTGGCGCTGGAAAACCGCAGTGATGAGGAGCTGCTGGAGGAGATGGCGCTGGCCAGAGCCTGTGGTGTGCCGCTCAGCCTGACGGCCATTGCGGATCTGACGGAGCAGGAACTTGCGGTGATCGTTCGTGAGTCCGTCCATGCACCGGATATGGAAAATATGGCAGAACCTGTCACCGAGGCGTTGCTGTATCAGGCCATCGCCCGCGTGGAGGCGCTCAGCGTCAGCCTGTGA
- a CDS encoding M20 aminoacylase family protein, with the protein MTIPVSLIEEATGWRRELHALPELGYQEQQTSRRVAEQLRAFGLQVHTGLAGTGVVGTLENGPGPTIGFRADMDALPITELSELPWRSTQPGVMHACGHDGHTAMLLAAAKHLSKTRGFSGTVHFVFQPAEENLGGARKMVADGLFTLFPMDAIYGLHNWPGLPVGHVAVNSGAMMASLDAFEIRLRGRSCHAAMPENGADPIVAAAQLILALQTIPSRRLSPLASAVVSITQINGGEAINVIPEEVVLRGTLRCLQAEVRSQVRRMIDDFVTTFTAPMGIEGRIEYLTDYPVTKNNAEEALKVRDSALKLLPAEQVHWEVNPSMASEDFACMLDVCPGAYFWIGADGDTPSRPLHNAHYDFNDGIIQEGVALWVTLAEQLLPPSHSHF; encoded by the coding sequence ATGACAATTCCCGTTTCGCTGATTGAAGAAGCCACCGGCTGGCGCAGAGAGTTGCACGCCCTGCCGGAACTGGGCTATCAGGAACAGCAGACTTCGCGCAGGGTTGCGGAACAGCTGCGGGCATTTGGCCTACAGGTTCATACCGGCCTTGCCGGTACCGGCGTGGTGGGCACGCTGGAAAATGGCCCTGGCCCGACCATAGGTTTTCGGGCCGATATGGATGCCCTGCCCATTACCGAACTGAGTGAACTGCCGTGGCGCTCAACGCAGCCGGGCGTGATGCACGCCTGCGGACACGATGGCCACACCGCCATGCTGCTGGCCGCTGCAAAACATCTGAGTAAAACCCGGGGGTTCAGCGGCACGGTGCATTTTGTCTTTCAGCCCGCCGAAGAGAACCTGGGCGGCGCGCGCAAAATGGTGGCTGACGGCCTGTTTACCCTTTTCCCGATGGACGCTATCTATGGCCTGCACAACTGGCCAGGGTTACCGGTCGGGCATGTTGCGGTGAACAGCGGTGCGATGATGGCTTCGCTGGATGCTTTTGAAATCAGGCTGCGCGGCAGAAGTTGCCACGCGGCAATGCCGGAGAACGGGGCGGACCCTATCGTGGCCGCAGCACAACTGATCCTCGCGCTGCAAACCATTCCTTCCCGCCGCCTGTCGCCTCTGGCTTCTGCAGTGGTGAGCATCACGCAGATTAACGGCGGTGAAGCGATCAATGTGATCCCGGAGGAAGTGGTCCTGCGCGGCACTTTACGCTGCCTGCAGGCCGAAGTGAGAAGCCAGGTCCGCAGGATGATTGACGATTTTGTGACCACCTTTACCGCGCCGATGGGTATAGAAGGTCGCATTGAGTATCTGACGGATTATCCGGTCACAAAGAACAACGCGGAGGAAGCACTGAAAGTCCGCGACAGCGCACTGAAGCTGCTGCCAGCAGAGCAGGTACACTGGGAAGTGAACCCGTCTATGGCCTCGGAAGATTTCGCCTGTATGCTGGATGTCTGTCCCGGCGCTTATTTCTGGATTGGCGCTGATGGCGACACGCCTTCCCGGCCTTTGCACAACGCGCATTACGATTTCAACGATGGGATAATTCAGGAGGGCGTCGCGCTGTGGGTGACGCTGGCTGAGCAACTGTTGCCGCCCAGCCATTCGCACTTTTAA
- a CDS encoding MerR family transcriptional regulator, with translation MALYSIGDVAIRCGINPVTLRAWQRRYGLLKPQRTEGGHRQFDDEDIQRIEEIKRWIDSGVPVGKVKALLEGESVNVHDGWVTVQEEMMAVLRHVRPAKLRQKIATIGKENPADALIDHVFIPIRQRLGLDQNTARAMCSLLDGALIDYVAFCLTGSRKKPGKDALLIGWAVEDRTRLWLEAWRLSQQGWRIDVLAEPLELPRPELFPGQKLFVFTGKPLTRRQQEQLVHWQEQGFSVTHQGS, from the coding sequence ATGGCATTGTACAGTATTGGTGACGTCGCCATACGCTGCGGGATTAATCCGGTGACTCTCCGGGCCTGGCAGCGTCGTTACGGGTTGTTAAAACCTCAGCGGACCGAAGGCGGGCACCGCCAGTTTGATGATGAAGATATTCAACGTATTGAAGAGATCAAACGCTGGATAGACAGCGGCGTGCCTGTGGGCAAGGTGAAAGCCCTGCTCGAAGGGGAAAGCGTTAACGTCCATGATGGCTGGGTGACCGTTCAGGAAGAGATGATGGCCGTGCTGCGTCATGTCAGGCCCGCCAAGCTCAGGCAGAAGATCGCCACCATCGGCAAGGAAAACCCGGCTGATGCGCTGATCGATCACGTTTTCATTCCCATTCGTCAACGTCTTGGGCTGGATCAGAATACCGCCCGCGCCATGTGCAGCCTGCTGGATGGGGCTTTAATTGATTATGTCGCCTTCTGTCTGACCGGCTCCCGTAAAAAGCCCGGCAAGGATGCATTGCTGATCGGCTGGGCTGTCGAAGATCGTACCCGTTTGTGGTTAGAAGCCTGGCGTCTCTCTCAACAGGGATGGCGGATTGACGTGCTGGCAGAACCTTTAGAGTTACCGCGCCCCGAGCTGTTCCCCGGCCAGAAACTCTTTGTGTTCACCGGCAAACCTCTTACCCGCAGGCAGCAGGAGCAGCTGGTCCACTGGCAGGAGCAGGGGTTCTCTGTCACCCATCAGGGAAGCTGA
- a CDS encoding HutD family protein, with translation MIHFYDSNTLPVSRWRNGGGETREIISFPPEATDFSWRISIATLATDGAFSRFHGIDRVITLLEGEGVELNAEGKYRQQLLRHQPFAFAGEDQIHARLSGGVSSDFNVMTRRDTHRADVGVISEAFSPDSAASGVVYVLAGEWITGDLRLQQGQGAWWQSDGQPLDPASSEALLLVALIGEK, from the coding sequence ATGATCCACTTTTATGACAGCAACACCCTGCCCGTCAGCCGCTGGCGGAATGGCGGGGGAGAAACCCGCGAAATTATCAGTTTTCCGCCTGAGGCCACCGATTTCAGCTGGCGCATCAGCATAGCGACCCTGGCCACAGACGGCGCCTTTTCCCGCTTTCACGGCATCGACCGGGTGATTACCCTGCTGGAAGGGGAAGGCGTGGAACTGAATGCCGAAGGAAAATACCGCCAGCAGCTACTCCGCCATCAGCCGTTTGCCTTTGCTGGTGAAGATCAGATCCATGCAAGGCTCAGTGGGGGCGTCAGCAGTGACTTTAATGTGATGACCCGTCGTGACACGCACCGGGCCGATGTCGGGGTAATCAGTGAGGCATTTTCCCCGGACAGCGCGGCATCAGGGGTGGTGTACGTGCTGGCTGGCGAATGGATTACCGGCGACCTCAGGCTGCAACAGGGTCAGGGGGCATGGTGGCAAAGCGACGGGCAGCCGCTGGATCCGGCTTCTTCGGAAGCGCTGCTGCTGGTAGCGCTGATCGGAGAGAAATAA
- the hutH gene encoding histidine ammonia-lyase, translating to MSATPQLCTLVPGKVDLAMLKRIYHGEVRLALDEHARAGVLKSRDTVAAIVNAGKVTYGINTGFGKLAQTSIPAQRLEELQRNLVLSHSVGIGELLPDDVVRVIIATKVISLARGHSGVRIELIDGLLALFNAGVMPCIPEKGSVGASGDLAPLAHLSLMLLGEGDVRVEGKRIPATEGLKLAGLAPFVLGPKEGLALLNGTQVSTALALRGLFEGEKVFAAGLVAGALSLEAIKGSIKPYDHRIHEARGQHGQIVVAAAVSSLLEGSEILDSHADCGRVQDPYSIRCVPQVMGACLDNLIHAAKILQIEANAASDNPLVFSETGDVISGGNFHAEPVAFAADILALAIAEIGAISERRMALLLDTGLSGLPPFLVNEGGVNSGFMIAQVTAAALASENKSLAHPGSVDSLPTSANQEDHVSMATYAARRLGAMCFNTAAVVGIEAMAAAQGIDFNRPLQSSPLLESELAALRKRVAFLEKDRLMAPDIEQMQLWASRDSWPAPVAALFPSAAR from the coding sequence ATGTCAGCCACCCCGCAACTTTGTACCCTGGTCCCCGGAAAAGTGGATCTGGCGATGCTTAAACGCATTTATCACGGAGAGGTCCGTCTGGCGCTGGATGAACACGCTCGTGCCGGCGTTCTTAAGTCGCGGGACACCGTTGCAGCCATCGTCAATGCGGGCAAGGTGACCTATGGCATCAATACCGGCTTTGGCAAGCTGGCTCAAACCTCTATCCCTGCCCAGCGCCTGGAAGAGTTGCAGCGCAACCTGGTGCTTTCGCACAGCGTGGGCATCGGCGAACTGCTTCCTGATGACGTGGTCAGGGTGATTATTGCCACCAAAGTGATTAGCCTGGCCCGGGGTCATTCCGGCGTGCGCATCGAACTGATTGATGGCCTGCTGGCGCTGTTCAATGCCGGCGTTATGCCCTGCATTCCGGAAAAAGGTTCGGTGGGTGCATCTGGCGACCTGGCTCCTCTGGCGCACCTGTCGCTGATGCTGTTAGGCGAAGGCGATGTCCGGGTTGAAGGCAAACGTATCCCGGCGACCGAAGGCCTGAAACTGGCGGGTCTGGCACCCTTCGTGCTCGGTCCCAAAGAGGGTCTGGCTCTGCTTAACGGTACCCAGGTCTCTACCGCACTGGCGCTCCGGGGTCTGTTTGAGGGTGAAAAGGTCTTTGCGGCGGGTCTGGTTGCCGGTGCCCTGTCGCTGGAAGCGATCAAAGGCTCGATCAAACCTTACGATCATCGTATTCATGAAGCGCGCGGCCAGCACGGTCAGATTGTGGTGGCTGCCGCTGTCTCTTCTTTGCTTGAAGGCAGCGAAATTCTGGACTCGCATGCTGACTGTGGCCGCGTACAGGATCCCTACTCCATTCGCTGCGTGCCTCAGGTGATGGGAGCCTGCCTGGATAATCTCATCCATGCGGCAAAAATCCTGCAGATTGAGGCCAATGCCGCGTCAGATAATCCGCTGGTGTTCAGTGAGACAGGCGACGTGATCTCTGGCGGCAACTTCCATGCCGAACCCGTCGCCTTTGCCGCCGATATTCTCGCGCTGGCGATTGCCGAGATCGGTGCCATCTCCGAACGCCGTATGGCCCTGCTGCTGGATACCGGCCTTTCCGGTCTGCCGCCCTTCCTGGTCAACGAGGGGGGCGTAAACTCCGGCTTTATGATTGCTCAGGTTACCGCTGCGGCACTGGCCTCTGAGAACAAATCGCTGGCACATCCCGGCAGCGTGGACAGCCTGCCCACCTCCGCCAATCAGGAAGATCACGTCTCGATGGCCACTTACGCCGCCCGCCGTCTGGGTGCGATGTGTTTCAACACCGCCGCCGTGGTGGGCATTGAAGCGATGGCAGCCGCCCAGGGCATTGATTTCAATCGTCCGCTGCAAAGCTCCCCGCTGCTGGAAAGTGAACTGGCCGCCCTGCGCAAGCGGGTAGCTTTCCTTGAGAAAGATCGCCTGATGGCCCCGGATATCGAACAGATGCAGTTATGGGCAAGCCGCGACAGCTGGCCTGCGCCCGTCGCCGCCCTTTTTCCCAGTGCAGCACGTTAA
- the hutU gene encoding urocanate hydratase, translated as MSDNLRNAMAREVRAPHGSELHCANWLIEAAYRMIQNNLDPDVAERPEDLVVYGGIGKAARNWECFEQILRSLKALQPEETLLVQSGKPVGVFRTHADAPRVLIANSNLVPHWATWDHFHELDKLGLMMYGQMTAGSWIYIGAQGIVQGTFETFAEAGRQHYNGDLSGKWILTAGLGGMGGAQTLAGVLAGASVLAVECQESRIDFRLRTRYVDYKATTLDEALEMIDKANKEKRAISVGLLGNAAEILPEMVKRASAGGMKPDIVTDQTSAHDPINGYLPIGWSLERWEQSRKAEPKTVEKAARASMAVHVQAMLDFCHMGVPTVDYGNNIRQVALEEGVKNAFDFPGFVPAYIRPLFCEGKGPFRWVALSGDPEDIYKTDAKLKELFPDHKNLHRWLDMAQERIAFQGLPARICWLGLGERHLAGLAFNEMVRNGELKAPVVIGRDHLDCGSVASPNRETEAMKDGSDAVSDWPLLNALLNTAGGATWVSLHHGGGVGMGFSQHSGVVIVCDGTPEADKRLGRVLWNDPATGVMRHADAGYELAQSCATKHELNLPMIR; from the coding sequence ATGAGTGACAATTTACGTAATGCAATGGCCCGTGAAGTGCGCGCGCCTCATGGCAGCGAACTTCACTGTGCCAACTGGCTGATTGAAGCGGCATATCGCATGATTCAGAATAACCTCGATCCGGATGTGGCCGAGCGTCCTGAAGATCTGGTGGTCTACGGCGGCATCGGTAAAGCCGCGCGAAACTGGGAGTGTTTCGAGCAAATTTTACGATCGCTGAAGGCGCTGCAACCGGAAGAGACGCTGCTGGTGCAGTCCGGCAAGCCTGTGGGGGTGTTCCGCACCCATGCCGATGCCCCACGCGTGCTGATTGCCAATTCTAACCTGGTGCCACACTGGGCAACCTGGGATCATTTCCACGAGCTCGATAAACTGGGCCTGATGATGTATGGCCAGATGACCGCCGGGTCCTGGATATATATTGGTGCGCAGGGCATCGTCCAGGGCACTTTTGAAACCTTTGCCGAAGCAGGCCGCCAGCACTATAACGGCGATCTCAGCGGCAAATGGATCCTCACCGCTGGCCTGGGCGGCATGGGTGGCGCTCAGACCTTAGCGGGCGTGCTGGCTGGCGCATCAGTGCTGGCGGTGGAGTGTCAGGAGTCGCGTATCGATTTCCGTCTGCGCACCCGTTATGTCGATTACAAAGCCACCACGCTGGACGAGGCGCTGGAGATGATCGACAAGGCCAACAAAGAGAAGCGCGCCATCTCAGTGGGCCTGCTGGGCAATGCCGCCGAAATCCTGCCTGAGATGGTGAAGCGCGCCAGCGCGGGAGGAATGAAGCCGGATATTGTCACCGATCAGACTTCGGCTCACGATCCGATCAATGGCTACCTGCCGATTGGCTGGAGCCTGGAGCGCTGGGAACAGAGCCGTAAAGCCGAACCGAAAACCGTGGAAAAAGCTGCCCGCGCGTCTATGGCTGTTCATGTTCAGGCGATGCTCGACTTCTGTCATATGGGCGTGCCAACGGTGGATTACGGCAACAACATTCGTCAGGTGGCGCTGGAGGAAGGGGTGAAAAATGCCTTTGACTTCCCAGGCTTCGTTCCGGCCTATATTCGCCCGCTGTTCTGCGAAGGCAAAGGGCCTTTCCGCTGGGTGGCGCTGTCGGGCGATCCGGAAGATATCTATAAAACCGATGCCAAACTTAAAGAGCTCTTCCCGGATCATAAAAACCTGCATCGCTGGCTGGATATGGCGCAGGAGCGCATTGCCTTCCAGGGACTGCCAGCGCGTATCTGCTGGCTGGGCCTGGGAGAGCGCCATCTTGCCGGTCTGGCGTTTAATGAGATGGTCCGCAATGGCGAGCTGAAAGCGCCGGTGGTGATTGGTCGTGACCATCTGGACTGTGGTTCTGTGGCTTCACCAAACCGTGAAACGGAAGCGATGAAAGATGGCTCCGATGCGGTTTCCGACTGGCCGCTACTGAATGCCCTGCTGAATACCGCAGGCGGAGCGACCTGGGTCAGCCTGCATCACGGCGGCGGTGTGGGCATGGGCTTCTCTCAGCATTCAGGTGTGGTGATCGTCTGTGATGGCACCCCGGAAGCGGATAAGCGCCTTGGCCGCGTACTGTGGAATGACCCGGCAACAGGCGTTATGCGCCATGCTGACGCGGGGTATGAGCTGGCCCAGAGCTGCGCGACTAAACATGAACTGAACCTGCCAATGATCCGTTAA
- the hutC gene encoding histidine utilization repressor translates to MVDQTAISQLSAAMSDLPAPIYQRVKQAIISQISEGVWKPNQRVPSESELVNELGVSRMTINRALRELTSEGYLLRMQGVGTFVAESKGYTAMLEVHNIAEEIAQRGHRHSCKVVELRKIKADPEQAAVLGLTTGHAIYHSVIVHFENDLAVQLEDRLVNPLVASDYLEQDFQTQTPYTYLMRVAPLTAGEHIVEAVLPDRQQCGALAIESNEPCLLIRRQTWSDAKIVTYAKLLYPGSRYKLLGRFKGHG, encoded by the coding sequence ATGGTTGACCAGACTGCCATTTCTCAACTCTCTGCTGCCATGAGCGATCTCCCGGCGCCCATTTATCAGCGGGTGAAGCAGGCGATTATCAGCCAGATTTCCGAAGGCGTCTGGAAACCCAATCAGCGAGTCCCTTCCGAAAGTGAGCTGGTGAATGAACTGGGCGTCAGCCGGATGACCATCAACCGCGCATTACGCGAGCTGACCAGTGAAGGGTATCTGCTTCGTATGCAGGGTGTGGGTACCTTTGTTGCCGAGTCCAAGGGCTATACGGCGATGCTGGAAGTGCACAATATTGCAGAAGAGATCGCCCAGCGCGGCCATCGTCACAGCTGCAAAGTGGTGGAGCTTCGCAAAATCAAGGCCGATCCGGAACAGGCAGCCGTGCTGGGGCTAACCACAGGTCACGCCATTTATCATTCAGTCATTGTGCATTTCGAAAATGACCTGGCGGTACAGCTTGAAGATCGCCTGGTGAATCCGCTGGTGGCTTCTGACTATCTGGAACAGGATTTTCAGACGCAAACGCCTTATACCTATCTGATGCGTGTCGCACCCTTAACGGCGGGAGAGCATATTGTGGAAGCGGTATTGCCGGACCGCCAGCAGTGCGGTGCTCTGGCGATCGAATCCAACGAACCCTGCCTGCTGATCCGTCGCCAGACCTGGAGCGATGCGAAAATCGTCACCTACGCAAAACTGCTCTATCCGGGGTCGCGCTATAAACTGCTGGGCCGCTTCAAAGGTCACGGATGA
- the ybiB gene encoding DNA-binding protein YbiB: MEYNKIIKEVGRGKNHARDLDFDTARELYREMLAGKVPDLEMGGILIALRIKGEGEEEMLGFYQAMQERVLTLTPPVNFAMPVVIPSYNGARKQGNLTPLLALVLSKLGFPVVVHGVSDDPTRVTSEAVFQALGVQAVQSAEQAQAKLDRGELVFMTVATLCEPLAVQLSLRWKMGVRNSAHTLAKLATPFAEDAALRLSSVSHPEYIPRVGKFFQAIGGRALLLNGTEGEVYANPQRRPAISLIAASEPEVLLPRQDEEGAPRDTLPEAKDAETTALWIRRCLDREITLPDSLRQQIACCYVATGRAVDLPEALEQLGKAGY; encoded by the coding sequence ATGGAATATAACAAGATCATCAAAGAAGTGGGCCGTGGCAAAAACCATGCCCGTGATCTCGATTTTGACACCGCCCGCGAGCTCTATCGCGAAATGCTGGCCGGGAAAGTACCGGATCTTGAAATGGGCGGCATCCTGATTGCGCTGCGCATCAAAGGCGAAGGCGAAGAGGAGATGCTGGGCTTTTATCAGGCGATGCAGGAGCGGGTGCTGACACTGACTCCGCCAGTAAATTTTGCGATGCCGGTAGTGATCCCCAGCTACAACGGCGCGCGTAAGCAGGGCAACCTGACGCCTCTGCTGGCGCTGGTTCTGAGCAAGCTTGGCTTCCCGGTGGTGGTGCATGGCGTCAGTGACGATCCCACCCGCGTCACCAGCGAAGCGGTGTTTCAGGCGCTTGGCGTGCAGGCCGTACAAAGTGCAGAACAGGCGCAGGCGAAGCTTGATCGGGGTGAGCTGGTCTTTATGACCGTGGCAACGCTGTGTGAGCCACTGGCCGTGCAGCTCTCTCTGCGCTGGAAAATGGGGGTGCGCAACAGCGCGCATACGCTGGCAAAACTGGCTACGCCCTTTGCGGAAGATGCCGCGCTGCGCCTCTCCAGCGTCTCTCATCCCGAATACATCCCCCGCGTCGGTAAATTCTTCCAGGCCATTGGCGGCCGTGCGCTGTTGCTGAACGGCACGGAAGGCGAAGTGTATGCCAATCCGCAACGCCGCCCGGCGATCAGTCTGATTGCCGCCAGCGAGCCGGAGGTGCTGCTGCCGCGTCAGGATGAGGAGGGAGCCCCAAGGGACACGCTGCCAGAGGCGAAAGATGCGGAGACAACGGCTCTGTGGATCCGCCGTTGTCTGGATCGGGAGATTACCCTGCCGGACTCGCTGCGCCAGCAAATCGCCTGCTGCTATGTGGCCACCGGAAGGGCAGTAGATCTGCCTGAAGCGCTGGAGCAGTTGGGTAAAGCCGGCTATTAA
- a CDS encoding DUF3750 domain-containing protein, with protein MIWLKVFSIGFICVMLLSFAQSYFKATHNGVALSGQSWSTARRDSAHLAPDPVALKDVAIVQVYVAPAFSWRGLLAVHPWILIKKAGETEFRRYEVVSWGSSNVIRENFTLPDGYWFGARPQLITDHRGASAAAMIPKIEAAIKSYPWPHTYRVWPGPNSNTFLAHIGREVPTLRLDLPANAIGKDFRALTNPVGLPPSGRGLQLSLLGVLGVTFGAEEGLEVNVLGFNMGVDVKYPALRLPFIGRLGQSKSETDPAS; from the coding sequence ATGATCTGGTTAAAAGTTTTCAGTATTGGTTTTATCTGCGTGATGCTGCTTTCATTTGCACAGAGCTATTTTAAAGCTACCCATAATGGTGTGGCCTTGAGTGGGCAGAGCTGGTCAACCGCCCGACGTGACTCCGCTCATCTGGCACCCGATCCTGTCGCCCTGAAAGACGTGGCCATCGTACAGGTCTATGTTGCACCTGCTTTTAGCTGGCGCGGCCTGCTTGCCGTGCATCCGTGGATCCTGATCAAAAAGGCGGGCGAAACGGAGTTCAGGCGTTATGAGGTGGTGAGCTGGGGCAGCAGCAATGTTATCCGCGAGAACTTCACCCTTCCTGATGGCTACTGGTTTGGTGCCAGACCGCAACTTATCACCGACCATCGTGGGGCTTCCGCAGCGGCGATGATCCCAAAGATTGAGGCGGCGATAAAAAGTTATCCCTGGCCTCACACCTATCGCGTCTGGCCGGGCCCCAACAGCAACACCTTTCTGGCTCACATAGGCCGCGAAGTGCCCACGCTCAGGCTGGATCTGCCTGCTAATGCCATTGGCAAAGATTTCCGTGCGCTGACCAATCCCGTAGGCTTACCGCCTTCTGGCCGGGGTCTTCAGCTCTCCCTGCTGGGCGTGCTGGGCGTGACTTTTGGCGCGGAAGAGGGGCTGGAAGTGAATGTTCTTGGCTTCAATATGGGGGTGGATGTGAAATATCCGGCGCTGCGTTTACCTTTCATTGGGCGTCTGGGGCAAAGTAAATCAGAGACTGACCCGGCTTCGTAG